From Scleropages formosus chromosome 1, fSclFor1.1, whole genome shotgun sequence, a single genomic window includes:
- the slc16a5a gene encoding monocarboxylate transporter 6: protein MADIGATLDDCVEDGDNLQGSASTPKQDGRHAQWEAPDGGWGWVVLGATVLVQALTLAFPSCLGIFYTDLQTTFQSSNSETSWVPSIMTALLHAGGPFCSVLVEHFGCRITVMLGGVLSGLGMVASSFTTTISELYITTGIITGLGFCFSFQPAVTILGHYFVRRRAFANAVSSTGTAIGLSTLPFLSHFLRSELGWRGSFLVLGGILLNCCVCGSVMRPVGGPRHKGHGTAKTEEAESEGQPRDEKLGTRVVMVLRSLMASIRRHLAFDVFCGNVRFRIYSLGITWMMVGFMVPLVYLVPYATANGMEKSRAALLLTILGFVNIFVRPMAGLLFGLPWFKGRHVYMFSAALLVNGLSNSICCVSASFPVLLSYVVVYGLSMSVVGALLFTVLMNVVEMSRFPAALGLLCVMESITLLLGPPLAGIVVDSTGQYSHVFYVCSAAVASSAIFLMVSFCWLDYTQAKSSGPLRSPAHKPAIILSDCQDGIGVQKVEASQPMETAFVTVA from the exons ATGGCAGATATAGGAGCCACCCTTGATGATTGTGTGGAGGACGGAGATAACCTGCAAGGCTCAGCATCAACGCCAAAACAAGACGGACGTCATGCCCAGTGGGAGGCTCCAgatgggggttggggttgggtgGTGCTGGGAGCCACTGTCCTTGTCCAGGCCTTAACACTGGCCTTCCCCTCCTGCCTGGGTATCTTCTACACTGATCTACAGACTACTTTCCAAAGCAGCAACAGTGAGACCTCCTGGGTACCCTCCATAATGACTGCGCTGCTGCATGCTGGAG GTCCTTTCTGCAGCGTGCTGGTGGAGCACTTTGGTTGCCGGATTACGGTGATGCTGGGAGGTGTCCTGAGTGGTTTGGGAATGGTGGCCAGTTCCTTCACCACCACCATTAGTGAGCTTTACATTACCACGGGGATCATCACAG GGTTGGGCTTCTGTTTCAGCTTCCAGCCAGCCGTGACAATACTTGGCCACTACTTTGTACGCCGACGTGCCTTTGCCAATGCGGTGTCATCCACGGGTACTGCCATCGGCCTTTCTACCTTGCCCTTCCTCTCGCACTTCCTCCGCAGCGAgctgggctggagggggagcttcctggtgctcggtggaattctgctgaactgctgtgtgtgcGGGTCTGTGATGAGGCCTGTGGGAGGCCCACGACATAAAGGCCATGGCACAGCGAAGACAGAGGAGGCGGAGTCCGAGGGCCAACCACGTGACGAAAAGCTGGGGACCAGGGTAGTGATGGTCCTGCGGAGTTTGATGGCCTCCATTCGGCGCCACCTGGCTTTTGACGTGTTCTGTGGCAACGTGCGATTTCGCATCTACTCTCTGGGCATCACCTGGATGATGGTGGGCTTCATGGTGCCCCTGGTGTACCTGGTGCCTTATGCCACGGCCAATGGCATGGAGAAGAGCCGCGCGGCGCTGCTGCTCACCATCCTGGGCTTCGTCAACATCTTTGTGCGGCCGATGGCCGGACTGCTCTTTGGCCTGCCCTGGTTCAAGGGCCGCCACGTCTACATGTTTTCCGCTGCCCTGCTGGTCAACGGGCTAAGCAACAGCATCTGCTGCGTGTCGGCCAGTTTTCCTGTGCTGCTGTCCTACGTGGTGGTCTATGGCCTGTCCATGAGTGTTGTGGGCGCATTGCTCTTCACAGTGCTGATGAATGTGGTGGAAATGAGCCGCTTCCCAGCGGCCCTtggcctgctgtgtgtgatgGAGAGCATCACCCTGCTCCTCGGGCCGCCCCTTGCAG GGATCGTGGTGGACAGCACCGGCCAGTACAGTCACGTCTTCTATGTGTGCAGTGCCGCCGTGGCCTCATCCGCCATCTTCCTCATGGTGTCCTTCTGCTGGCTGGACTATACACAGGCAAAGAGCTCAGGTCCTCTCAGATCACCCGCCCACAAGCCCGCCATCATCCTGTCCGACTGCCAAGATGGTATTGGTGTGCAGAAGGTGGAGGCATCCCAGCCGATGGAGACAGCGTTCGTCACTGTTGCCTGA